CTGATGATTAGCGGTTAAATCGAAATTCTCTTCCCTTAAAAGCTCCAGTAAAATCGGTGAGCCTACCGCTGAAAGATCTCCAGTTACAATTAAATCGTAATAATCCGGACTTCTACCGGTGTCTTTTAGATGTGTGGCGATCGTGTCTGCTGCTGCAGGAGCCATAGCCGAGCCCATATCGAATGGGTCTTTAATGCCAAGATCCATAACGCGGCCAATTGTTGCTGATGTAATTTTAATTTGAGAAGGTGTTGTTCCTACGATTGAAGCACCTGCGCCTGTAACCGTGTACGTGGCTGAGTCTGGCTTTTGCCCACCGTATTCTGTCGGGTATCGAAATTGGCGTTCAGCTGTTGCGTTATGGCTACTTACTGCCGTTAATACGTTATTTGCAAATTCTCCATCCACCAACGCAGAAGCAACAGCCAGTGTTTCCATAGACGTAGAACAAGCACCAAACATCCCGAGAAATGGAATTTGATTTTTTCTTGCCGTATAGTTCGAAATGACCGTCTGGTTTATTAAATCCCCCGAAAGGAATAAATCAATATCACCTGGTTGCTTGTCTGCTTTTTGAAGACAAATGTCAATCGCTTGTTCCATTAAGTGCATTTCTGCTAACTCCCAATTATCTTGACCACAATGAAGTTCATCAAATGTTAGATCAAATTTTTCACCTAGAGGTCCAGAAGCCTCATCCGGCCCGACTACAGCAGAAGAAGCACTCATATAGATAGGTTTTGAGAAAGTCCAAGTTTGTTTTCCTGTAAGCTTCATAATCGCCAATCCTCCTGAGACTTAGATAAATAATTTGATTAAATAACGAATCATCCCGATAACATAAGCTGATACGGCCCCAAATACGATGACAGCGCCTGCTAATTTAAATAAGTTAGTCGCGATGCCAAGCACGATTCCTTCACTCTTATGCTCCAATGCGGCACTCGTTACCGCATTTGCAAATCCTGTTACAGGTACTATTGAACCCGCACCACCGAATTGACCGATTTTGTCGTACACACCAAATCCGGTTAGTAGAGATGCAATCAAGATGAGGGTTGCGACTGTCGGATTACCCGCAGTCTGTTCGGTGAAATTGAAAAATGTAATGTAAAAGTTGGTGATTCCTTGACCGATTAAGCAGATGAAACCACCAACCATAAAAGCTTTAAAAGCATTTAATACATATGGGGTTTTCGGTTGTAACGGCTTGATTTTTTCTAAGTATGCCTTCTGTTCAGGTGTCATGTTGTTCTTTTTTGCCAATTCCTTTCCACTCCTTGATGTAGTCTATAAATGAACAAAGAATATCCAATGGAATAATGACCCCAGTACTTTACCAAACAAGATGGCCATTAGTAGTCCTAACACTTGCTCCTTAAAACCTACTCGTTTCATAAGGATTGGAAGAACATTCAATACCTCAGTAAGTGCAGCTGCTAGCATCCCAATAAATGTCCCGCTTGCTATACCAATAGGGATGAGAATCCATGCATTCATATGAATGGTCATATCTCTCAGTCCATACCAACTAGAAAATAGAACCCCTAGAATTACACTCATTTCATAGCTTCTTATGCGCGAATAGGTTTTTGAAATTTGCATGAGCCTTGGTAGAATCCCAAAGACTGTGAGGAGCGCCACAAACCCAGCACCAACAGCGAGTCCCCCTCCTAATCCAATAATCATGATACTAATGATTTGGATCGTCATTCTTCTTCTTCTCATTTTCACTATTTTCATTCATGATGACGTACTGGTCGAGATCTTGTTGGTAGTTGAACATCTCAACATCTAGTGGGCTAGGCTCTTCATTAAATCGTTTCTTGAAAATATGATTAAAGAACAAGACCATTCCAAATCCTAACCCTAATGAATATGGAATTTGGAGTAACAACGGATAATCGTTTTGCTGACCTGTCACTATGAAATAA
This Pseudalkalibacillus berkeleyi DNA region includes the following protein-coding sequences:
- the spoVAD gene encoding stage V sporulation protein AD translates to MKLTGKQTWTFSKPIYMSASSAVVGPDEASGPLGEKFDLTFDELHCGQDNWELAEMHLMEQAIDICLQKADKQPGDIDLFLSGDLINQTVISNYTARKNQIPFLGMFGACSTSMETLAVASALVDGEFANNVLTAVSSHNATAERQFRYPTEYGGQKPDSATYTVTGAGASIVGTTPSQIKITSATIGRVMDLGIKDPFDMGSAMAPAAADTIATHLKDTGRSPDYYDLIVTGDLSAVGSPILLELLREENFDLTANHQDCGLLVYRPDQPVFAGGSGCACSAVVTYGHLIKELQAGNLKRIFVVATGALMNPIMIQQKESIPTIAHGVVFEASNVGGTH
- the spoVAC gene encoding stage V sporulation protein AC is translated as MTPEQKAYLEKIKPLQPKTPYVLNAFKAFMVGGFICLIGQGITNFYITFFNFTEQTAGNPTVATLILIASLLTGFGVYDKIGQFGGAGSIVPVTGFANAVTSAALEHKSEGIVLGIATNLFKLAGAVIVFGAVSAYVIGMIRYLIKLFI
- a CDS encoding stage V sporulation protein AB; translated protein: MTIQIISIMIIGLGGGLAVGAGFVALLTVFGILPRLMQISKTYSRIRSYEMSVILGVLFSSWYGLRDMTIHMNAWILIPIGIASGTFIGMLAAALTEVLNVLPILMKRVGFKEQVLGLLMAILFGKVLGSLFHWIFFVHL